The Anaeromyxobacter diazotrophicus genome includes the window AGAGCAGCGGGCAGGCGATGAGCAGGGCGGCGCCGCCGTGGAAGGTCGCGCTCCAGGGCTCCGCGCCCCCGGCGCGCCAGGCCAGGGCCAGCCAGGTGCCGGCGTATGCGAGGCCGAGCCCCGCCCCGGCCCAGGCCGGGATCGAGCCCGCCTCGGTGAGGGCGCGCAGCAGGAAGGCGCCGGCGAGCGCGAGGGACGTCCGCCCGGCCAGCGCCAGGTAGCGGGTGGCCGCGGCCGCCTCGCGCGCGAGGTCCGGGGCGGGGATCGCCGCGGCGCTGGCCGGCCGGGCGCGCGGGGCGGCGGGGGCCGCCGCGCCGCGCTCGAGCCGTGCCAGGCGCCGCTCGAGCTCGCGGTGCGCCTCGGCCAGCGCCGCGAGCCGTCCCTCCAGCTCCGAGATGCGATCCGGCACGGCGGCCTCCTCGCGGGAGCGCGCTACGCGGCGTGGACCCCGCCCCCGGCGGCGGCGGCCGGGCGTCGCTCCTCCGGCGCGCCGCTGCCGCTGCCGGCCTCGGGCTCGCGCTCCTCGATCCCGAGCACGCGGTCGAAGACCCAGAGGATGACGAACGGCGCCGCCACCAGCGCGATCGCCATGAGGACGCCCTCGCGGCCGAACAGCTCGGGCTCGTAGGGGGAGCGGAGCCCGCGCAGCGACTTCGACATGAGCTGCCCGCCGACCACGATGTTCCAGCGCATCGAGAACACCTGCAGGAGGCACAGGAGCGCCGCCACGGTGGAGAGCGTGTTCCGCACCCGCTCGTGCAGGTAGCGGTTCATGAGCACCACCACCGCCAGCAGGATGAGGGGGATGAGCCCGCCCACGATCATCTGCATGGTCACGTAGGAGAACTGGAGCCGGGTGGTGAGGAGCTCGGAGATGATGAGCCACGACTCGGAGCGCTCGTACGCCATGACGATGATCTCGAGGAGCTCGAGCGTGAGCGTGAGGATGAGGAAGAACCAGAGCCAGCGCGCCAGCGCCGAGACGCAGGGCTGGTCGGGCGAGCGCCCCTGGAGCCGCGAGACCACCTGGTACAGGACCACCAGCAGCGCGATGCCGGAGACCGCCGCCGAGACGAGGAAGATGACCGGCATGAGCGGCGTCGACCACCAGGGGTTCGCCTTGATGGCGCCGAAGATGAAGCCGACATAGCCGTGCAGCATGCAGGCGCCGGGGAGGCCCAGGCCCGCCAAGAGGGTGATGGCGCGGTGGTCGACCTCCAGCGCCTGCGGCCCGGTGTCGTAGGTGCCGAGCGCGAGGGCCGCGTAGAAGGCGCGCCGGAGCCCCCGGCTGCGCCGTGCCCGCAGGATGATCTCCGGGCGCCAGACGAACCACACCTCGAGCACCAGGATGGCGAGGTAGCCGCTGTAGAGGATGCCGAACCCCGCCATCGCCGAGGTGAAGTGCGGCGTCACCATGACCTGGACCCCGCGCTCGGGGTGGCCGAGGTGGAGCTGGAGCGGCAGGGAGGCGACGAGCAGGAAGGCGAAGGAGGTGGCCATCGCCAGCCGCGCCACCGGCTTGAACTCGGTGCGCCCGAACAGGTGGTAGAGCGAGGTGACGATGAAGGCGCCGGCCACGAAGCCCGTGATGTACGGGTACATCACGATCATGAGGCTCCACCACACGTGGACGTCGTTCGGGAAGGAGAAGCCGCTGATCTCCGGCATCACCGGACCTCCTTGTCGAGGTGCAGGTAGTAGCACTGGGGCTCGGTGAGGAGGTGCCCCTGCAGCACCTCGACCCGGTCCTGCGCGATGGCGCGGCGCACCGGGTCGTCCTCGCGCTTGAGGTCGCCGAACTGGCGCGCGCCGGTCGGGCAGACCTCGACGCAGGCCGGCCGGAGTCCCTTCGTGACGCGGTGGTAGCACCAGGTGCACTTCTCGGCGGTGTGCGTGACCGGCGAGATGAAGCGGCTGCCGAACGGGCAGGCCTGCACGCAGTAGGCGCAGCCGATGCACCGCTCGCCGTCGACCATCACCACGCCGTCCTTCGTGCGGTAGGAGGCGCCCACCGGGCAGACCTGGACGCAGGGGGTGGCGCGGCAGTGGTTGCACATCTTCGGCACGAAGAACGACTTGGTGGCGGTGAAGCCGACCTGGATCGGGCCGAAGCCGTCCTTGCCGCCGTTCGGCGACTCGACGTGGGTCTGCTCCATGCCGACGACGTAGCGCTCGATCCAGGTGCGGTAGAAGCCGTCCGGCACCTGGTTCTCGGCGGCGCAGGCGCGCACGCAGGAGCCGCAGCCGATGCACTTCGTGGTGTCGATGAGGTAGGCGTAGAGATGCTCGTCCCAGCGGTAGGCCTCGGGGTGCGGGGCCTGCACCGCCGCGAGCGCCTCCGCGGCCGAGCCGCCGGCGAGGAGCACCAGCGCGCCGCCCGACAGGCGCAGGGCGTCGGCGAGGAACCGGCGCCGCCCGACGCCGGGGGAGGGGCGCGCCGGGTCGGACTGGAGCACCGGGAGCGCGTTCGACTTGGGGGCCATGTCCTGGTCGCCTCCGCTAGAGCTTCGGGGAGTGAGGGTCGTGGCAGCCGAGGCAGACCTGGCCCTCGACCGGGCCGCTCACGTGCTGCTCCAGCACCACCTGGGGGAAGCTCGCCGGGCGGCCCTCGATCTTCCGGTGGCAGCGCGCGCACAGGCCGTACGAGCGGTCGACGGGCGGGGGCTCCACCGAGCCGTCGTCCTTCACGTGCAGCGCGAGCGGGCCGTGGCAGATCTCGCAGCTCACGCCCTTGTGGCTGCCGGCTGCGCGCTTCTTCGATTGCTCGTCGTGGCACTCGCCGCAAGCGGCGGGGCCGCGGTGGACCGGCGCGCGGAGGTTCATCTGCTCGACGACGTTGTCGTACCGGTACGGGCCGTACATCCCGTACGACTTCGGGACCAGGAAGCCGCGGGTCACCAGGACGGCGGCGAGCACCGCCCCGAGGACGAGCGCGACGCGGAAGACGTGGCGGGCATGCTCCATCGGTGAACCTCAGTCGGCCGGCGGCCGGTTCGGGTCGCGGTCGACGCGCTCGGGGAGGAACAGCCAGGAGAGCCACCGCGCGCGCCGCCGCGGCAGCTCGAGATCCATCGGCAGGGGCTCGGGCGCGAAGAGGGTCGCGAGGAGGCTGGGGCGGCCGCGCGGGCACGAGGGCGGGTCGAAGGGGAGCGGCTCGAGCGTGAAAAGCGCCCGGGTGAATCTGCGAAGCAGCCTCGCGAAGGGGTGCGACATTCTGTCAGCACGCAATCAGGTCGCGCGAGGCGCGGCAATCCCCCCCGAAAGTGAGGCGGTCGCCGAGGATGTCCGGCACCCAGGATCGGCCAGCGAACGCGGGGAGTTGCAGCGGCGTTCGCGGCTCGAGACGCCGCGCGTCAAGGCGAGATTGAGCTGGCGGGGAGGGCGGCAGACCCCGACGACCAATTGACGACGGTCAATTAACGGTGCCGGCGGTCAGGCGCTTCGCGAAGCCGTGCGGGCGCGCGCTTGCTTCACCTTGAGTGGATGTAGCGCCGTCGCGCCGACGACCGGCGCGAGCCCGAGCGCGTGGTAGCCGCAGCGCCCGCCGAGGAAGCGCGGACGGCGGCAGCCCTTCACCTGGCAGCGCTGAGCTGGAATGTCGCTGGGTGAAACCATGAGCGCCCGCCCGCTATCTCCGCCCGCCCACGCCCATCGGTCGAGCGGGCGCCCATGTCCCTCCGGACCGCCTACAACCCCGGTCCGCGCGCGGTCGCGAGCAGGAGGCTCATGTTCCTCGCCCCGTTCTCGCCCAGGTACCGGCGAAAGCCCTCCGGATCGAGCTTCATCGTCCGGATGGTCCGCTCCACGATCGCGTCGTAGCCCTGCGCGCTCGGCTTCTTCAACTCGAGCGCGATCTTGAGGATCGCGCGGTGGTAGGCCGGATCTGCCTCGACCGGCGCGGCCGACCGGGCTGCGAGGGCGCCGGCCGTGGCCGTCTTCACCGCCGTCGCCGTCCGCCGTCCCGCTCGCATCGCCCGACCTCCTCAGCGCGTTCCCGACCCAGTGACGGTACATGACGACACATGTGCTGTCAACGCCGACCCTGATCTGGAGATCATGCCTGGTAGGATCGCGAGATCATAGATGACCGCGTCAGCCCCTCGTGGCACGCTCGCGAATCCGAGCCCCTGCCATGGAACGCGCCCGCTACATCGCCATCGACGGGCCCATCGGCGCGGGCAAGACCACCCTCGCCAACCTGCTCGTGGAGCGGCTCGGCGGGCGGCTGGTCGCCGAGCCGGTCGAGGAGAACCCGTTCCTGGCCGGCTTCTACGACGACCGGCGGAAGTTCGCGTTCCAGACCCAGCTCTTCTTCCTGCTGTCGCGCTTCCAGCAGCAGCAGACGCTCTTCCAGCAGGACCTCTTCGGCCAGCTCACCGTCGCCGATTACCTGTTCGAGAAGGACCGGATCTTCGCCGCCCTGAACCTCGAGGCCCACGAGCTGGCGCTGTACGAGCAGGTCTTCTCGCTGCTCGGCGGCCGCATCGCCCGGCCCGACCTCGTCATCTACCTGCAGGCGCGGCAGGAGGTGCTCCAGGCGCGCATCCGCCGCCGCGGGCGCCCGTTCGAGCGGCACCTCGAGCCCGAGTACCTCCAGGCGCTCGCCAAGGCCTACAACGACTTCTTCTTCCACTACGACGACGCGCCCTTGCTGGTGGTCAACACGAGCGACCTCGACCTCGCCGCCGAGGCGGACCAGGACGCGCTGCTCGCGGTCATCCGCCGGCACAAGAGCGGCGTGCAGCACTACAACCCGGCGCGCTGACGCGGGCCGAGGGCGCCGATCCCGACAGGTCCATTGGCAAGGGTCCGCCTGCCGGGCTACATTGCCTCACCCACATGGGCGGGACCCCACCACGGGGCCTGCACCGGAGGTGACATGTCGACCCAGCCTCAGGCGCCGCGGCGGCGCCTCACCATCACCGATCTGCGCAAGATGAAGGTGGCCGGCGAGAAGATCGCCATGGTCACCGCGTACGACGCCGCCATGGCGCGCCTGGTGGACGAAGGCGGCGCGGACGCGGTGCTGGTGGGCGACTCGCTGGGGATGGTCTTCCAGGGGCACGACTCCACCCTGCCGGTCGCCCTGGAGCACATGATCTACCACGCGGCCGCGGTGCGGCGCGGCCTCGCCCGGAGCGCCGGCCGCGCCCACCTCACCGTGGACATGCCGTTCGGCAGCTACCAGGCGGGGGCGGACGACGCGGTGCGCAGCGCGATGCGGCTCGCCGCCGAGGGCGGCGCCGAGGCGGTCAAGCTCGAGGGCGGGGCCGACTACGCGGACGTCATCCGCCGCATCGTCCGCGCCGGCGTGCCGGTGATGGGCCACATCGGGCTCACCCCGCAGTCGGTCCACCGGATGGGCGGCTACGTGGTGCAGGGGAAGGACTCCGAGAAGGCGCGGCGGCTGCTCGACGACGCGCGCGCGGTGGAGGCGGCGGGGTGCTCCGCCATCGTGCTGGAGTGCATCCCGGCGGAGCTCGCCCGCGTCATCACCGGCGAGCTCTCCATCCCCACCATCGGCATCGGGGCCGGGCCGCACTGCGACGGACAGGTGCTGGTCGTGAACGACCTGCTCGGCCTCGACGGCGCCTTCAAGCCCAAGTTCGTGAAGCGCTACGCCGAGCAGGGCGCCTCCACGGCCGGCGCGGTGTCCGCCTACGCGGCCGAGGTGAAGCAGGGGTCGTTCCCGGCGGAGGAGCACAGCTTCCACTCGAAGACGCTGCGGCTCGTACACGCGTCCGAGGAGGAGCGCCCCGACGACGCCCAGGTCGTCGGCGCGCCGGTGTAGTGGCCGAGCTCTACCGCGACCCGCGCGCCTGGCAGCGCCGGATGATCGCCGCTCGCGACGGGGGCCGGCGCGTGGCGCTCGTTCCCACCATGGGCTACCTGCACGAGGGGCACCTCTCGCTCATGCGCGAG containing:
- the nrfD gene encoding NrfD/PsrC family molybdoenzyme membrane anchor subunit, coding for MPEISGFSFPNDVHVWWSLMIVMYPYITGFVAGAFIVTSLYHLFGRTEFKPVARLAMATSFAFLLVASLPLQLHLGHPERGVQVMVTPHFTSAMAGFGILYSGYLAILVLEVWFVWRPEIILRARRSRGLRRAFYAALALGTYDTGPQALEVDHRAITLLAGLGLPGACMLHGYVGFIFGAIKANPWWSTPLMPVIFLVSAAVSGIALLVVLYQVVSRLQGRSPDQPCVSALARWLWFFLILTLTLELLEIIVMAYERSESWLIISELLTTRLQFSYVTMQMIVGGLIPLILLAVVVLMNRYLHERVRNTLSTVAALLCLLQVFSMRWNIVVGGQLMSKSLRGLRSPYEPELFGREGVLMAIALVAAPFVILWVFDRVLGIEEREPEAGSGSGAPEERRPAAAAGGGVHAA
- a CDS encoding 4Fe-4S dicluster domain-containing protein, with the protein product MAPKSNALPVLQSDPARPSPGVGRRRFLADALRLSGGALVLLAGGSAAEALAAVQAPHPEAYRWDEHLYAYLIDTTKCIGCGSCVRACAAENQVPDGFYRTWIERYVVGMEQTHVESPNGGKDGFGPIQVGFTATKSFFVPKMCNHCRATPCVQVCPVGASYRTKDGVVMVDGERCIGCAYCVQACPFGSRFISPVTHTAEKCTWCYHRVTKGLRPACVEVCPTGARQFGDLKREDDPVRRAIAQDRVEVLQGHLLTEPQCYYLHLDKEVR
- a CDS encoding cytochrome C produces the protein MEHARHVFRVALVLGAVLAAVLVTRGFLVPKSYGMYGPYRYDNVVEQMNLRAPVHRGPAACGECHDEQSKKRAAGSHKGVSCEICHGPLALHVKDDGSVEPPPVDRSYGLCARCHRKIEGRPASFPQVVLEQHVSGPVEGQVCLGCHDPHSPKL
- a CDS encoding deoxynucleoside kinase, yielding MERARYIAIDGPIGAGKTTLANLLVERLGGRLVAEPVEENPFLAGFYDDRRKFAFQTQLFFLLSRFQQQQTLFQQDLFGQLTVADYLFEKDRIFAALNLEAHELALYEQVFSLLGGRIARPDLVIYLQARQEVLQARIRRRGRPFERHLEPEYLQALAKAYNDFFFHYDDAPLLVVNTSDLDLAAEADQDALLAVIRRHKSGVQHYNPAR
- the panB gene encoding 3-methyl-2-oxobutanoate hydroxymethyltransferase, with translation MSTQPQAPRRRLTITDLRKMKVAGEKIAMVTAYDAAMARLVDEGGADAVLVGDSLGMVFQGHDSTLPVALEHMIYHAAAVRRGLARSAGRAHLTVDMPFGSYQAGADDAVRSAMRLAAEGGAEAVKLEGGADYADVIRRIVRAGVPVMGHIGLTPQSVHRMGGYVVQGKDSEKARRLLDDARAVEAAGCSAIVLECIPAELARVITGELSIPTIGIGAGPHCDGQVLVVNDLLGLDGAFKPKFVKRYAEQGASTAGAVSAYAAEVKQGSFPAEEHSFHSKTLRLVHASEEERPDDAQVVGAPV